A window from Chryseobacterium vaccae encodes these proteins:
- a CDS encoding M1 family aminopeptidase, which produces MIQKLFLLLLILPLSVYAQNKISYKVYYGKNAEQDGLKVQVDYTGKNSSQVTDFYYSNENWGEKDLFKCLILRQEDNPEIRFEMQPEKDLVKIHHKNSKKVSFTYRIKQDFEDPNHRIFNRPRIKNHFFHVLGKNLFVVPKSFTEMPDDQKFEFSVEWIGFPADFKIHNTFASQVRQQKIKTVLWEGFYNSLFVGGDYRIYDFKVHDQPVYFAVRDEWNNGFSDDFLFSNLKKAVQSQRDFWKDYDQDYFTVIMSPTVSRKDSTFKGYSTTGSAIKNAFMIQGTNNPFNNRNSYLYLLHHEMMHDWIGTTIKNKHEELNYWFSEGFTDYYTYKNRLRIKDISLDEWMKLFNEEVIKNHWKNPQRNIMNYTIKDDFWKSRDIEKVPYRRGAIFAFWLDNQILMKSNYKKSLDDLMQELLKTCKEKNLKFTDELLLDLAQKYLDKDISYFFQKHILSGADIDLVNEKWINGLQFKTIDNIPQIQADKNVESKYILR; this is translated from the coding sequence ATGATCCAGAAATTATTTTTACTACTTCTTATTCTACCATTGTCTGTATATGCTCAAAATAAAATCAGCTATAAAGTGTATTATGGCAAAAATGCAGAGCAGGATGGTTTAAAAGTACAGGTAGATTATACCGGAAAAAACTCTTCACAAGTTACCGATTTCTATTACAGCAATGAAAACTGGGGTGAAAAAGACCTTTTTAAATGCCTAATCCTGCGCCAGGAAGACAATCCTGAGATCCGATTTGAGATGCAGCCGGAAAAAGATTTGGTCAAAATTCACCATAAAAACAGTAAAAAAGTTTCTTTTACCTATAGAATCAAACAGGATTTTGAAGATCCCAACCATCGTATTTTCAACCGCCCAAGGATCAAAAACCATTTTTTTCATGTTCTTGGGAAGAACTTATTCGTTGTTCCGAAATCTTTCACGGAGATGCCTGATGATCAAAAGTTTGAATTTTCTGTTGAGTGGATTGGTTTTCCTGCAGATTTTAAGATTCACAATACTTTTGCCAGCCAGGTTCGTCAACAAAAGATCAAGACCGTGTTATGGGAAGGTTTTTACAATTCCCTTTTTGTAGGTGGTGATTACAGAATCTATGATTTTAAAGTTCATGATCAACCTGTATATTTTGCTGTCCGGGATGAATGGAATAACGGGTTTTCTGATGATTTTCTGTTTTCAAATCTGAAAAAAGCGGTACAGTCTCAGCGTGATTTCTGGAAAGATTATGACCAGGATTATTTTACTGTAATTATGAGTCCTACCGTCTCCCGGAAAGACAGCACATTTAAAGGATACAGTACTACCGGATCGGCCATAAAAAATGCGTTTATGATCCAGGGAACAAATAATCCCTTCAATAATAGAAACAGTTATCTTTATCTTCTCCATCATGAAATGATGCATGACTGGATTGGAACTACCATCAAAAACAAGCATGAAGAGCTTAACTACTGGTTCAGTGAAGGGTTCACAGATTATTACACCTATAAAAACAGGCTGAGAATCAAAGATATTTCATTGGATGAATGGATGAAGCTGTTTAATGAAGAAGTAATTAAAAACCACTGGAAAAACCCACAGCGAAACATTATGAATTATACCATCAAAGATGATTTCTGGAAAAGCCGTGATATAGAAAAAGTTCCCTACAGGCGTGGAGCTATCTTCGCTTTCTGGCTGGATAACCAGATCCTGATGAAAAGTAATTATAAAAAATCGCTGGATGATCTGATGCAGGAACTGCTGAAAACCTGTAAAGAGAAAAACCTGAAGTTTACGGATGAACTTCTTTTGGACCTGGCTCAGAAATACCTGGATAAAGACATTTCTTACTTTTTCCAGAAACATATCCTCAGCGGAGCAGATATAGATCTTGTGAATGAGAAATGGATCAACGGTCTGCAGTTTAAAACAATAGACAATATCCCGCAGATACAGGCGGATAAAAATGTTGAGTCTAAATATATTTTACGTTGA
- a CDS encoding alpha/beta hydrolase has protein sequence MRYLLFIILSLLFIQCSVKTGGIAVASADFEPDTLTYFDQSRDRKIPIAIYHPKNKKNYNLTPIIFSHGWGENKGGDYFVYSYLTKLLASKGYFVISIQHELPTDEILAMDGNLQVTRMPNWERGSQNILFVLNKLKTDFPDLDYHKLAVIGHSNGGDMTALFAHQHPEMIYKVITMDNRRMPLPRTTHPKIYTLRSKDYPADDGVLPTEEEKKKYGMTVDFTPVNHGNMDNDATPEEGEYMTLRILEYLKN, from the coding sequence ATGCGGTATTTACTATTTATTATTTTAAGTTTACTTTTTATTCAGTGTTCTGTGAAAACCGGCGGTATTGCAGTTGCCAGTGCTGATTTTGAACCGGATACTTTGACTTATTTCGATCAATCCAGAGACCGGAAGATCCCGATCGCCATTTATCACCCTAAAAATAAAAAAAACTATAACCTTACTCCAATCATTTTCAGCCACGGGTGGGGTGAGAATAAAGGCGGTGATTATTTTGTTTACTCTTACCTCACCAAGCTTCTCGCTTCAAAAGGGTATTTTGTTATAAGCATACAGCATGAGCTGCCTACCGACGAAATACTGGCAATGGATGGAAATCTTCAGGTGACAAGAATGCCCAATTGGGAACGTGGTTCACAGAATATTCTTTTTGTCCTGAACAAACTAAAAACCGATTTTCCTGATCTTGATTACCATAAACTGGCTGTAATAGGACATTCCAACGGTGGTGACATGACCGCTCTGTTTGCTCATCAGCATCCGGAAATGATCTATAAAGTGATTACCATGGATAACCGGAGAATGCCTTTGCCCAGAACAACTCATCCTAAAATCTATACGCTTCGCTCCAAGGATTACCCTGCGGACGACGGAGTTCTGCCTACGGAAGAAGAAAAAAAGAAATACGGAATGACGGTTGATTTCACCCCTGTCAACCATGGCAATATGGATAATGATGCAACTCCGGAAGAAGGAGAATATATGACCCTCAGAATTCTCGAATATTTAAAGAATTAA
- a CDS encoding DUF488 domain-containing protein, with the protein MITIVLKRIYETPSPEDGLRVLVDRLWPRGISKEHAAIDEWDKDLAPSSELRKWFHHDPELWKDFSEKYRQELHESNHGKDFLLRYKDQKKITLLYAAKDKNHCHAIILKQYLESL; encoded by the coding sequence ATGATTACAATAGTATTGAAACGCATCTATGAAACACCTTCCCCGGAAGACGGTCTCCGTGTTCTGGTTGACCGTCTCTGGCCGAGAGGTATTTCTAAGGAACATGCAGCTATTGATGAATGGGATAAAGATCTGGCGCCTTCGTCAGAGCTCAGGAAATGGTTTCATCACGATCCTGAATTATGGAAAGATTTCTCCGAAAAATACAGGCAGGAACTTCATGAAAGTAATCATGGAAAAGACTTCCTGCTCCGTTACAAAGACCAGAAAAAGATCACGCTGCTATATGCTGCAAAAGACAAAAATCACTGTCATGCCATTATTTTAAAACAATATCTCGAAAGTTTATAG
- a CDS encoding helix-turn-helix domain-containing protein, with translation MSDQLETIEDYYRRIRKDQIKIFDSEDFEMGKSHFNISMRKYCSFKSPYNRRDYYKISFIIGKGTIHYGSHQLYIDRPALFFPSPSIPYSWECDGDFQEGYFCLFNQEFFNGNSEFNLFKKTSLFKEWSKPVVFLTEEQTQLATLYFDQIYRMNNSAYPFRCNSIKSHLASVLHLALENRVDDINPNELPANIRLYRLFDELLNRQFPLDSPAYPLALKTASDFAEHLNVHVNHLNSSVKSVTQLTTTQIIKERMFEESKNLLKYTNWDIAEIGYTLGFDQPAHFNNFFKKHADVSPLKFKNAL, from the coding sequence ATGAGTGACCAACTGGAAACCATAGAGGATTATTATCGTCGCATCCGTAAAGATCAGATCAAAATATTTGATTCTGAAGATTTTGAAATGGGAAAATCCCACTTCAATATTTCAATGCGGAAGTATTGCAGTTTTAAAAGCCCTTACAACCGCCGTGATTATTATAAGATCAGCTTTATCATAGGAAAAGGCACGATTCATTATGGTTCACACCAACTGTATATTGACCGCCCTGCCCTGTTTTTTCCATCGCCCAGCATTCCGTATTCATGGGAATGTGACGGAGATTTCCAGGAAGGCTATTTCTGTCTCTTCAACCAGGAATTTTTTAACGGAAATTCAGAATTCAATCTTTTTAAAAAGACCTCCCTGTTTAAGGAATGGAGCAAGCCTGTTGTTTTTTTAACGGAGGAACAGACACAGCTCGCAACACTTTATTTCGACCAGATTTACAGGATGAACAATTCTGCATATCCGTTCCGTTGCAACAGCATTAAAAGCCATCTGGCTTCTGTTCTTCATCTGGCCCTGGAAAACCGTGTGGATGACATTAATCCTAATGAACTGCCGGCTAATATCCGCCTATATCGTTTATTTGATGAATTACTCAACAGACAGTTTCCTCTGGACTCTCCGGCTTATCCGCTGGCTCTGAAAACGGCTTCTGATTTTGCAGAGCATCTTAATGTACATGTTAACCACCTGAATTCATCGGTAAAGTCGGTTACCCAGCTTACCACCACCCAGATCATTAAAGAAAGGATGTTTGAAGAGTCTAAAAACCTTCTGAAATATACCAACTGGGATATTGCTGAAATAGGCTATACCCTGGGATTCGATCAGCCTGCCCACTTCAATAATTTCTTTAAAAAGCATGCCGATGTCTCTCCGCTTAAATTTAAAAACGCATTATAA
- a CDS encoding RDD family protein: MKISETKEKKIIHRPTRYFDEQGNRIYNSFEYDLPYNPSYKDSERKRVFAKLIDMLPFFLIFLIIGKEIAIVSFIYSIPCVIIFGAISETYWRTTLGKKVFKMKVIDDFGNYPRFLKSLSRNFLCLINFFPVFTDYIPPAHHTWEAEGTRMNFSMHLNNTICKTYIVQESRIKEIKAMLQQKNIKTAH, from the coding sequence ATGAAAATATCAGAAACTAAAGAAAAAAAGATCATTCACAGACCCACCCGTTATTTTGACGAACAGGGTAACAGAATCTATAATTCTTTTGAATATGATCTTCCTTACAACCCTTCTTATAAAGACAGTGAACGGAAAAGGGTTTTTGCCAAGCTCATTGATATGCTCCCCTTCTTTCTCATCTTCCTTATCATAGGTAAAGAGATTGCTATAGTAAGTTTCATATATTCTATTCCCTGTGTAATTATCTTTGGAGCAATATCTGAAACCTATTGGAGGACTACCTTAGGAAAAAAGGTATTTAAAATGAAAGTGATTGATGACTTTGGGAATTATCCCAGATTTTTAAAGTCATTGAGCAGGAATTTTTTATGCCTTATCAATTTCTTTCCCGTCTTTACAGATTATATTCCACCAGCTCATCATACCTGGGAAGCAGAAGGTACCCGTATGAATTTCAGCATGCACCTCAATAATACAATCTGCAAAACCTATATCGTTCAGGAGAGTAGAATCAAGGAAATAAAAGCAATGCTTCAACAGAAAAACATCAAAACGGCGCATTGA
- a CDS encoding alpha/beta hydrolase, whose translation MTIRELILSALISIISFSCQPHKKTETVPEEKNYVFFLHNKFLENHPSGTISPEYNTKAEYNEILASFRKDGFVVISEKRKPKTDAVMYARKVTAQIDSLTAMGVKPDHITVVGTSKGGYIAQFVSTYAKNPDLNFVLIGCYQNSDIKEIPDINFCGNILTIYEKTDSYGVSAIKRKELSTLPVTRFKEMEINTGLKHGFLYLASDEWILPAKKWAARNYDLK comes from the coding sequence ATGACCATAAGAGAACTCATCCTGTCTGCACTGATTTCAATAATCTCTTTCAGCTGCCAGCCTCATAAGAAAACAGAAACTGTCCCGGAAGAAAAGAATTATGTGTTTTTTCTGCACAATAAGTTTTTAGAGAACCATCCTTCAGGAACTATTTCCCCTGAATATAATACTAAAGCTGAATATAATGAAATACTGGCTTCTTTCAGGAAGGACGGCTTTGTTGTTATCAGCGAGAAAAGAAAACCTAAAACGGATGCTGTAATGTACGCCAGGAAGGTGACAGCCCAAATCGACAGTTTAACGGCAATGGGAGTCAAGCCCGATCACATTACCGTAGTCGGTACTTCCAAAGGCGGATATATTGCTCAGTTTGTTTCAACGTATGCTAAAAACCCGGACCTTAATTTTGTCCTGATCGGCTGTTATCAGAATTCTGATATTAAGGAAATTCCTGACATCAATTTCTGCGGAAATATTCTGACTATTTATGAAAAAACTGATAGTTACGGAGTATCTGCCATCAAAAGAAAAGAACTGTCAACTCTTCCTGTTACCCGTTTTAAAGAAATGGAAATCAATACAGGGTTAAAGCACGGGTTTTTATACCTTGCTTCCGATGAGTGGATTCTCCCTGCTAAAAAGTGGGCCGCCAGAAATTATGACCTTAAATAA
- the bla gene encoding class A beta-lactamase encodes MQSVRFYCTALSLMLGSFSLNAQKAHTLTQKIENIISGKKADVGVSVIGVQKNDKVQINGEKFYPMLSTFKFPIALTTLHQVEKGKLRLDQKMLIKKEQLLEDTWSPFREKYPEGNIIITLEDALQWMMCYSDNNLTDIILRLIGGTEPVQKLIGSDFIIKNDEEGMHKDWDSQFINTITPNKAANLLEKFYQGKILNKARTQWLYNAMLNNQTGLKRLKGKLPANVKVAHRSGTSFTNEAGMTGAVNSYGIIELPHNKKIVVAVFVHNTYESFDNAEAIIADISKAAYDHYNTK; translated from the coding sequence ATGCAATCTGTAAGATTTTACTGTACTGCCTTAAGCCTTATGCTGGGATCGTTCAGCCTGAATGCTCAAAAAGCCCATACTCTCACTCAAAAAATTGAAAACATTATTTCCGGTAAAAAAGCGGATGTAGGAGTTTCTGTTATCGGAGTTCAAAAGAATGATAAAGTCCAGATCAATGGTGAAAAATTTTATCCGATGCTGAGTACCTTTAAGTTCCCGATTGCTTTAACAACGCTTCATCAGGTTGAAAAAGGTAAGCTAAGGTTGGATCAAAAGATGCTCATTAAAAAGGAACAACTGCTGGAAGATACCTGGAGCCCCTTCCGGGAAAAATATCCTGAAGGAAATATTATCATTACCTTGGAAGATGCTTTACAATGGATGATGTGCTACAGTGATAACAATTTAACGGATATTATCCTAAGACTGATTGGGGGTACGGAACCTGTACAAAAGCTTATCGGCAGTGATTTCATCATCAAAAACGATGAAGAAGGCATGCACAAAGACTGGGATTCTCAGTTTATCAATACGATCACCCCCAATAAGGCGGCTAACCTGTTAGAAAAGTTCTATCAGGGAAAAATATTGAATAAAGCGCGCACTCAATGGCTTTATAACGCCATGCTCAATAACCAGACCGGGCTGAAACGCCTGAAAGGAAAACTCCCGGCCAATGTAAAAGTTGCTCACAGAAGCGGAACTTCTTTCACCAATGAAGCGGGCATGACAGGTGCAGTCAACAGCTACGGAATTATTGAACTTCCTCATAACAAAAAAATCGTGGTTGCCGTTTTCGTACACAATACCTATGAAAGCTTTGACAACGCTGAAGCCATTATAGCAGATATTTCCAAAGCCGCTTATGACCATTATAACACTAAATAA
- the bla gene encoding class A beta-lactamase, subclass A2, translated as MKKILFLASVCVLSIQLSAQSTENLRKEINRIITAKNVTAGISIKNIENEDTLSINGHMSMPMMSVFKFHIALAVLDQVDKGKLKLYQKFLIKKEELLPDTWSPIRDEFPDGNIHLTLNQLLRYMVAHSDNNGCDILLRMIGGPEFVQKFINKQGIKDITIKLDEEQMGKAWENLYVNVTTPEATTLLLEKFYNGKILKENTTDYLYRIMVQTSRGLTWMKAGLPPGTELAHRTGISGNNQDNMRAAMNDVGIFKLPNGQHIILSVYLKNIKEERADTEKIIADIANATYNYYKAQ; from the coding sequence ATGAAAAAAATTTTGTTTCTGGCTTCGGTCTGCGTACTTTCCATACAACTGAGCGCCCAGTCGACCGAAAACTTGCGAAAAGAGATCAACCGGATTATAACGGCTAAAAATGTAACTGCCGGAATATCGATCAAAAACATAGAGAACGAAGATACATTAAGCATCAATGGACATATGAGCATGCCTATGATGAGCGTTTTCAAATTTCATATTGCCCTTGCAGTACTGGATCAGGTTGATAAAGGCAAACTAAAACTGTATCAGAAATTCCTGATCAAGAAAGAGGAATTGCTTCCTGACACCTGGAGTCCTATCCGGGATGAATTTCCTGATGGGAATATCCATCTGACTCTTAACCAACTGCTACGGTATATGGTTGCCCACAGTGACAACAATGGCTGTGATATTCTTCTGAGAATGATAGGAGGCCCTGAATTCGTTCAAAAATTCATCAATAAACAGGGAATCAAAGATATTACCATTAAACTGGATGAGGAACAGATGGGTAAAGCCTGGGAAAATCTGTATGTCAATGTGACTACTCCTGAAGCCACCACTCTTCTGCTGGAAAAGTTTTATAATGGAAAAATTCTGAAGGAAAATACAACAGACTACCTTTACCGGATCATGGTGCAAACCTCACGCGGACTGACCTGGATGAAAGCAGGCCTGCCTCCCGGAACCGAACTTGCTCACAGAACAGGTATTTCCGGGAATAATCAAGATAATATGAGAGCAGCCATGAATGATGTCGGAATTTTTAAACTACCCAACGGGCAGCATATTATCCTTTCAGTCTATCTGAAAAACATTAAAGAAGAACGTGCTGACACTGAAAAAATAATCGCAGATATTGCTAATGCTACCTACAACTACTATAAAGCTCAATAG
- a CDS encoding MFS transporter: MVKEASEKRIRLITIMAFVSIPLSGFVTDIYLPSFPSMAKEMQVSEKDIQITLTSYLLSYGISQLFVGGILDSIGRYRPKLLALFLLILSSILITMTDSIFLICLLRILQGAAVSVLVVATRAIFVDIYDSEKVKHYLSYFTIVWSCGPILAPFLGGYLEKLFNWHANFHFLALYAGILFLFEWFFSGETLPEKKKLDLSENISLYKMMLKNRIFMLGIIILGLSYSIVMLFNITGPFIIENTFHFTPVVIGYCTLILGFSWMIGGFIGKRRLKLDFKDRILQPIILQLVLITGLIITGYFAESLFIMIPFAFFIHICSGILFTSFFTTSMLYFPKNAGTAGGLMGGLVYVITSVTSFIISVSGTVTEQNGLAWRYLIIALFLLGIILIMNQAVKKEKAES; encoded by the coding sequence TTGGTGAAAGAAGCATCTGAAAAACGAATCAGATTAATAACGATCATGGCTTTTGTGTCAATTCCGCTTTCCGGATTTGTCACTGATATTTACCTGCCCTCCTTTCCTTCTATGGCTAAAGAAATGCAGGTTTCTGAGAAAGATATTCAAATTACTTTAACATCTTATCTGCTAAGTTACGGGATTTCCCAGCTGTTTGTAGGGGGTATCCTGGACAGTATAGGACGCTACCGGCCCAAATTACTGGCCTTATTTCTATTGATCCTGAGCAGTATCCTGATTACGATGACAGACAGCATTTTCCTGATATGCCTGCTTCGTATTCTCCAGGGAGCCGCCGTTTCTGTTCTGGTTGTGGCTACCCGTGCTATATTTGTAGATATTTATGATTCTGAAAAAGTAAAGCATTACCTGAGTTATTTCACTATTGTTTGGTCGTGCGGACCTATTTTAGCGCCTTTTTTAGGCGGATATCTTGAAAAGCTGTTCAACTGGCACGCCAATTTTCATTTTCTGGCGCTGTATGCGGGAATTCTTTTCCTTTTCGAATGGTTTTTCAGCGGAGAAACCCTTCCGGAGAAGAAGAAACTGGATCTTTCTGAAAATATCAGTTTGTATAAAATGATGCTAAAGAACCGTATTTTTATGCTTGGGATCATTATTCTGGGGCTTAGTTATTCCATCGTCATGCTTTTCAATATTACCGGCCCTTTTATTATTGAAAACACGTTCCATTTTACTCCGGTTGTGATTGGTTACTGTACGCTGATCTTAGGTTTTTCATGGATGATTGGCGGTTTTATCGGAAAACGCAGGCTTAAACTTGATTTTAAGGATCGGATATTACAGCCTATTATCCTGCAGCTTGTCCTGATTACCGGACTGATTATTACCGGATATTTTGCAGAAAGTCTTTTTATCATGATTCCGTTTGCCTTCTTTATTCATATCTGTTCAGGAATTCTGTTTACATCATTCTTCACAACAAGTATGCTGTATTTTCCTAAAAATGCAGGAACAGCCGGAGGTTTGATGGGCGGATTGGTGTATGTGATCACTTCGGTTACCAGTTTTATCATCTCTGTAAGCGGAACAGTCACGGAGCAAAATGGTCTGGCGTGGCGCTATCTTATTATTGCTCTTTTTCTTCTGGGAATTATCCTGATCATGAACCAAGCCGTAAAAAAAGAAAAAGCAGAGAGTTAA
- a CDS encoding M20/M25/M40 family metallo-hydrolase: protein MKINRFFAVPAVVLAAQFSWAQIKVDSKEKLNPIVKSFVDEVNSNSQLENLAYELLDGIGPRLVGTPEMLAANEWSAEKLKSWGIEANLQQFGTWKGWQRGTTHVDMVYPRIKSLSATQLAWSPATKKAVEAEVIILPKAASKAEFDQWLSSVKGKIVLIAQYQKIGRSDEQIKEFATPELYEKLKAEKEQATKDFNAYVKNIGYDNNTLPEALEKAGAAGIVISNWTGIMGANRIFGAKTTKIPMIDIDVEDYGMLYRMAEKGAKPKIKIDAQSKILPDAKNFNTIGMIKGKEKPDEYVILSAHLDSWDGAQGATDNGTGTITMLEAMRLLKKYYPNNKRTIVIGLWGSEEQGLNGSRGFVADNPQIIKGVQAAFNQDNGTGRVVNISGQGFVKAYDYIGRWLDGVPKSVRGHIKTDFPGMPGGGGSDHASFVAAGVPGISLGSLNWGYFGYTWHTTKDTYDKIVFDEVKNNVVLTAALAYMASEDPEFSNREKRVMPQDDKGETMKWPEAKEPRRDSKDYK from the coding sequence ATGAAGATAAATAGATTTTTTGCAGTGCCGGCAGTTGTGCTGGCAGCCCAGTTCTCGTGGGCTCAGATCAAGGTAGATTCGAAAGAAAAACTTAATCCCATAGTAAAAAGTTTTGTAGATGAAGTAAACAGCAATTCTCAGCTGGAAAATCTGGCTTATGAGCTATTGGATGGCATTGGTCCACGCCTTGTAGGAACTCCCGAAATGCTTGCCGCCAACGAGTGGTCAGCAGAAAAGCTCAAATCATGGGGGATAGAAGCTAACCTGCAGCAGTTTGGAACCTGGAAAGGATGGCAGAGAGGTACTACCCATGTAGATATGGTGTACCCGCGGATAAAATCACTGTCTGCAACACAGCTGGCGTGGAGTCCGGCGACTAAAAAAGCAGTGGAAGCAGAAGTAATTATTCTTCCAAAAGCAGCCTCCAAAGCTGAATTTGATCAATGGTTGTCTTCTGTAAAAGGAAAAATAGTACTGATTGCCCAGTATCAGAAAATCGGACGTTCAGATGAACAGATAAAAGAATTTGCAACTCCTGAACTTTATGAAAAGCTTAAAGCAGAAAAAGAACAGGCAACAAAGGATTTTAACGCCTATGTAAAAAATATAGGCTACGATAATAATACGCTTCCGGAAGCTCTGGAAAAAGCAGGAGCCGCAGGAATTGTGATTTCAAACTGGACAGGCATCATGGGGGCAAACCGGATTTTCGGGGCCAAGACTACAAAAATTCCAATGATTGATATTGATGTGGAAGATTATGGAATGCTGTACAGAATGGCTGAAAAAGGAGCAAAGCCTAAAATTAAAATTGATGCCCAGTCTAAAATACTTCCTGATGCCAAAAACTTCAATACCATCGGGATGATTAAAGGAAAAGAAAAGCCGGATGAATATGTAATCCTTTCTGCCCACCTTGATTCATGGGATGGGGCACAGGGAGCAACTGACAACGGAACGGGAACCATTACGATGCTTGAAGCGATGAGGCTTCTGAAAAAATATTACCCGAACAACAAAAGAACAATCGTTATCGGACTTTGGGGGAGCGAAGAGCAGGGACTGAACGGTTCCAGAGGTTTTGTAGCCGATAACCCTCAGATTATAAAAGGAGTGCAGGCTGCTTTCAACCAGGATAACGGAACGGGACGTGTGGTTAACATCAGCGGGCAGGGGTTTGTGAAAGCCTACGACTATATCGGAAGATGGCTTGACGGAGTGCCAAAATCAGTAAGAGGACATATTAAAACTGATTTCCCGGGAATGCCTGGTGGCGGAGGTTCCGATCATGCTTCATTCGTAGCAGCAGGAGTGCCGGGAATTTCTTTAGGCTCTCTGAACTGGGGGTATTTCGGATATACATGGCATACCACAAAAGATACCTATGATAAAATTGTTTTTGATGAGGTGAAAAATAATGTAGTTCTTACCGCTGCATTGGCTTATATGGCTTCTGAAGATCCTGAGTTTTCCAACAGAGAGAAAAGGGTAATGCCGCAGGATGACAAAGGTGAAACAATGAAATGGCCGGAAGCAAAAGAACCGAGAAGAGATTCTAAAGATTATAAATAA
- a CDS encoding histone H1: protein MKELIEKINAEFEAFATEANQQAEKGNKAAGTRARKSALELSKLFKEFRKVSVEEAKK, encoded by the coding sequence ATGAAAGAACTAATTGAAAAAATCAACGCAGAATTTGAAGCGTTCGCAACAGAGGCTAACCAACAAGCAGAAAAAGGAAACAAAGCTGCAGGTACAAGAGCTCGTAAATCAGCTTTAGAACTTAGCAAACTGTTCAAAGAATTCAGAAAAGTTTCTGTAGAAGAAGCTAAAAAATAG
- a CDS encoding HAD family hydrolase: MKYKNLIFDLDGTLWDSRASIINIWNHVLTQHQLIEKELKPEDMDQYMGLLTDDIVKMIAPGITDQEVTTILAEIAAQENIILRTQGGILYEGVEDTLKDLSKTHNLFIVSNCQDGYIEAFLDFYQFNKLFTDFESHGRTKKPKAENIKLIMERNTMKHNDTIYIGDTQTDYSSSKSNGLPFIFCEYGFGKLDIQEQRYSVSKFSELKNYI, translated from the coding sequence TTGAAATATAAAAATTTAATTTTCGATTTAGACGGAACCTTATGGGATTCCAGAGCATCTATTATTAATATATGGAACCACGTTTTAACTCAGCACCAGCTTATTGAAAAAGAACTGAAACCTGAAGATATGGATCAGTATATGGGTCTGCTGACGGACGATATTGTCAAAATGATTGCACCGGGAATTACAGATCAGGAGGTTACAACAATCCTTGCTGAAATTGCAGCACAGGAGAACATCATTTTGCGTACCCAGGGCGGGATCCTGTATGAAGGTGTTGAAGATACTTTAAAAGACCTGTCAAAAACACACAATCTTTTCATTGTGAGCAACTGCCAGGACGGATACATTGAAGCTTTTCTGGATTTTTACCAATTCAACAAACTATTTACAGATTTTGAATCTCATGGCCGGACAAAAAAACCGAAAGCTGAGAATATAAAACTGATTATGGAAAGGAATACGATGAAGCATAATGATACCATTTATATTGGAGATACCCAGACGGATTATAGCTCTTCAAAATCAAATGGTCTGCCTTTTATTTTCTGTGAATATGGCTTTGGAAAACTGGACATTCAAGAGCAAAGGTATTCTGTTTCAAAATTTTCAGAGTTGAAAAATTATATTTAA